A genomic window from Flavobacterium azooxidireducens includes:
- the uvrC gene encoding excinuclease ABC subunit UvrC yields MQTNSLELQLQTLPDGPGVYQYYDKEGKILYVGKAKNLKKRVTSYFTKSHENYKTAVLVKKIVEIKHIVVLSEQDALLLENNLIKKLQPRYNINLKDDKTYPWICIKKEPFSRIFPTRKMIKDGSEYFGPYTNFKIVNTLLDLIKELYPLRTCNYDLNEQNIQNHKYKVCLEYHIGNCKGPCEGLETLENYQKHVDAIREILKGNFKESLKDFKQKMNAFAAEMQFEEAQKIKEKIEVLENYQAKSTILNPKLSNIDVFSIVSDETMAYVNFLQIAHGAIIRSHTLELKKKLDESDEELLELAVVELRERFHLTSKEIILPFELDFGDKIKITVPQLGDKKQILELSQRNAKYHRLEQLKQIQIVDPERHTNRIMAQMQKDLRLSVEPRHIECFDNSNIQGTNPVAACVVFKDGKPSKKDYRHFNIKTVEGPDDFASMEEVVYRRYKRLLDEQQSLPQLIIIDGGKGQLSSALKSLDALNLRGKIAIIGIAKRLEELYYPGDSVPLYLDKKSETLKIIQQLRNEAHRFGITHHRDKRSKSALQTSLETIPGIGEKTMITLLKHFKSVKRLALATKNEISVVVGTSKAKKIHEFYKNKI; encoded by the coding sequence ATGCAGACTAATTCTTTAGAACTCCAACTTCAAACCCTTCCCGACGGTCCGGGAGTCTATCAGTATTATGACAAAGAAGGAAAGATTTTGTATGTTGGAAAAGCAAAAAACCTCAAAAAAAGAGTTACTTCCTATTTTACTAAGTCGCATGAGAATTACAAAACAGCCGTTTTAGTCAAAAAAATTGTCGAAATCAAGCACATAGTCGTTTTGTCTGAGCAAGATGCACTTTTGCTCGAAAATAACTTGATTAAAAAATTACAACCTCGATACAACATCAACCTCAAGGACGACAAAACCTATCCGTGGATTTGCATCAAAAAAGAACCATTTTCACGCATTTTCCCCACTCGAAAAATGATCAAAGACGGCTCTGAATATTTTGGCCCTTATACCAATTTCAAAATCGTCAATACGCTTTTGGATTTAATCAAAGAATTGTATCCGTTGAGAACGTGCAATTACGATTTAAATGAACAAAACATCCAAAACCACAAATACAAAGTCTGTTTAGAATACCACATCGGCAATTGCAAAGGTCCGTGTGAAGGATTGGAAACACTCGAAAATTATCAAAAACACGTGGATGCCATCCGCGAAATTTTAAAAGGAAACTTCAAAGAAAGTCTAAAAGATTTCAAACAAAAAATGAACGCTTTTGCCGCCGAAATGCAATTTGAAGAAGCTCAAAAAATCAAAGAAAAAATAGAAGTTTTAGAAAATTACCAAGCCAAGTCCACCATTCTCAACCCAAAATTATCCAATATCGATGTGTTTTCAATTGTTTCCGATGAAACTATGGCGTATGTCAATTTTCTTCAAATTGCTCACGGAGCCATCATTCGTTCGCACACACTCGAACTCAAAAAGAAATTGGATGAATCTGATGAAGAACTTCTTGAACTCGCAGTTGTAGAACTTCGCGAACGTTTCCATCTCACATCCAAAGAAATAATTTTACCGTTTGAACTCGATTTTGGCGACAAAATTAAAATCACCGTTCCGCAATTGGGCGACAAAAAACAAATACTCGAACTCTCGCAACGTAACGCCAAATACCATCGTTTGGAGCAGTTAAAACAAATTCAAATCGTAGATCCGGAAAGGCATACCAACCGAATTATGGCTCAAATGCAAAAAGATTTACGTCTTTCGGTCGAACCGCGTCACATTGAATGTTTTGACAACTCAAACATTCAAGGAACCAATCCTGTGGCGGCTTGCGTGGTTTTTAAGGATGGCAAACCCAGCAAAAAAGACTACCGCCATTTCAACATCAAAACCGTCGAAGGTCCCGATGATTTTGCCTCGATGGAAGAAGTCGTTTACCGTCGCTACAAACGCCTGCTTGACGAACAACAATCGCTGCCGCAACTCATCATAATCGACGGTGGAAAAGGACAATTGTCATCGGCTCTCAAAAGTTTAGATGCGTTAAATTTACGCGGAAAAATCGCCATAATTGGCATTGCCAAACGGCTCGAAGAACTATATTATCCGGGCGATTCCGTGCCGTTGTACCTAGATAAAAAATCCGAAACACTCAAAATTATACAGCAATTACGAAACGAAGCTCACCGATTTGGCATCACGCATCATCGCGATAAACGAAGCAAATCGGCTTTGCAAACATCGCTCGAAACCATTCCTGGCATCGGCGAAAAAACCATGATTACGTTACTAAAACATTTCAAAAGTGTTAAAAGATTAGCATTAGCCACCAAAAATGAAATTTCTGTTGTGGTTGGTACATCAAAAGCAAAAAAAATTCACGAATTTTACAAAAATAAAATCTAA